In the Mycolicibacterium thermoresistibile genome, one interval contains:
- a CDS encoding acyl-CoA dehydrogenase family protein: MDEFVAQAREWLAGVAEPRTASAWGEGSDSVAVFENWTEEQERAETDRIRAYERDKFDAGWGALTWPAALGGRDLPMSYALAFRREEETFDVPRRTELFSVTQQLIAPTIATWGTEEQKDTYLRAMLRTDILACQLFSETEAGSDLAAVRTRAVQKDDGWVINGHKVWTSGARVSDLGVAVCRTDPQAPKHAGLTVFLVPMDAPGVTIRPIRQMTGGASFNEVYLEDVVVSDAMRLGPVGQGWKVALTVLAAERLDSGLLGLGNADRAVELARNRPQPLTGLERDAVGDLVARSFVQRLTSMRVAAALVAGADPGPEASIGKLLATDTMARTSEVVRLLLGSELIVDSGAWGTWAWTEHVLGAPGYRIAGGTDEIQHNIIAERVMGLPKEPRP, encoded by the coding sequence ATGGACGAGTTCGTCGCGCAGGCCCGGGAGTGGTTGGCCGGCGTCGCCGAACCGCGCACCGCGTCGGCCTGGGGCGAAGGCTCCGATTCGGTCGCGGTGTTCGAGAACTGGACCGAGGAGCAGGAACGCGCCGAGACCGACCGGATCCGCGCCTACGAGCGGGACAAATTCGACGCCGGCTGGGGGGCGCTGACCTGGCCCGCCGCCCTGGGCGGCCGCGACCTGCCGATGTCGTACGCGCTCGCGTTCCGCCGCGAAGAGGAAACGTTCGACGTCCCGCGGCGCACCGAATTGTTCTCGGTCACCCAGCAACTGATCGCACCGACGATCGCCACCTGGGGCACCGAGGAACAGAAGGACACCTACCTGCGGGCGATGCTGCGCACCGACATCCTGGCGTGTCAGCTGTTCTCGGAGACCGAGGCCGGCTCCGACCTCGCGGCGGTCCGGACCCGGGCGGTGCAGAAGGACGACGGCTGGGTGATCAACGGACACAAGGTCTGGACCTCCGGGGCGCGGGTGTCCGACCTCGGTGTCGCGGTGTGCCGCACCGATCCGCAGGCCCCCAAGCACGCCGGCCTGACCGTGTTCCTGGTGCCGATGGACGCCCCCGGGGTCACCATCCGGCCGATCCGCCAGATGACCGGGGGCGCCTCGTTCAACGAGGTGTACCTCGAGGACGTGGTGGTGTCCGACGCCATGCGGCTCGGACCGGTCGGGCAGGGCTGGAAGGTGGCGCTGACCGTGCTGGCGGCCGAACGCCTCGACTCCGGGCTGCTCGGGCTGGGCAACGCCGACCGCGCCGTGGAACTGGCCCGGAACCGCCCACAGCCGCTGACCGGGCTGGAACGCGATGCGGTGGGAGATCTGGTGGCGCGCAGCTTCGTTCAGCGCCTGACCAGCATGCGGGTGGCCGCGGCTCTGGTGGCGGGCGCCGACCCCGGCCCGGAGGCGTCGATCGGCAAACTGCTGGCCACCGACACCATGGCCCGGACCTCGGAGGTGGTGCGCCTACTGCTGGGCAGCGAGCTGATTGTCGACTCGGGCGCCTGGGGAACCTGGGCGTGGACCGAACACGTGCTCGGCGCCCCCGGATACCGGATCGCCGGCGGCACCGACGAAATCCAGCACAACATCATCGCCGAACGGGTGATGGGGCTGCCCAAGGAGCCGAGACCATGA
- a CDS encoding phosphotransferase family protein — MSVNTANAASAALVSRITERFARDLDLRVSEVTPIVGGHSGLTYRVDTDGPAYVVKAVPEGQRPIGRHDMMRQARILRALADTPVPVPAVAVVDETAPAWFAMELVPGDSLEPVLDDPPVPPKRAARRMRAAAGLLKTLHAVPVDSIPTDAAPLSPEDELARWARTMGAVPPELVPRAEELQRRLAEDVPAAMPVTLVHGDFRLGNIIADSDDLAALIDWEIWSLGDPRVELGWFLVFADGTNFPGAGRVVPGLPGADELRGIYTETPLRDVDWFDALGRFKMAAIMGHNLRRHREGRHHDPEQEKLPATIRSLIDNGLRLLG; from the coding sequence ATGAGCGTGAACACGGCCAACGCGGCCTCGGCGGCCCTGGTGTCTCGCATCACCGAACGATTCGCCCGGGACCTCGATCTGCGGGTGTCGGAGGTCACCCCGATCGTCGGCGGGCACTCCGGGTTGACCTACCGGGTCGACACCGACGGGCCGGCCTACGTGGTGAAGGCCGTTCCGGAGGGCCAACGCCCCATCGGCCGGCACGACATGATGCGCCAGGCCCGGATCCTGCGTGCGCTGGCCGACACCCCGGTTCCCGTTCCGGCGGTCGCGGTCGTGGACGAGACGGCGCCGGCCTGGTTCGCGATGGAGCTGGTGCCCGGCGATTCGCTCGAACCGGTGCTCGACGATCCGCCGGTCCCGCCGAAGCGGGCCGCCCGCCGGATGCGGGCCGCCGCCGGTCTGCTCAAGACGCTGCATGCGGTCCCGGTCGACAGCATTCCCACCGACGCCGCTCCCCTGTCCCCCGAGGACGAACTGGCCCGCTGGGCCCGGACCATGGGCGCCGTACCCCCCGAACTGGTGCCCCGCGCCGAGGAGCTGCAGCGCCGCCTGGCCGAGGACGTTCCGGCGGCCATGCCGGTGACCCTGGTGCACGGGGACTTCCGGTTGGGCAACATCATCGCCGACAGTGACGACCTCGCGGCGCTGATCGACTGGGAGATCTGGAGCCTGGGTGATCCGCGCGTCGAGCTGGGCTGGTTCCTGGTGTTCGCCGACGGCACCAATTTCCCGGGCGCCGGTCGGGTGGTGCCCGGACTGCCCGGTGCCGACGAGTTGCGCGGCATCTACACCGAGACCCCGCTGCGCGACGTCGACTGGTTCGACGCCCTCGGCCGGTTCAAGATGGCGGCGATCATGGGGCACAACCTGCGGCGCCACCGCGAAGGCCGACATCACGATCCGGAGCAGGAGAAACTGCCGGCCACCATCCGCAGCCTGATCGACAACGGATTGCGGTTGCTCGGCTAG
- a CDS encoding acyl-CoA dehydrogenase family protein, with the protein MDFEYSPRTRELLTRVRDFMEEYVYPAEPVYDAQVAENDNFHEQPQIMRDLQAKAREQGLWNLFMTHGDYGAGLTNLEYAPIAEEMGRSIIGNEVFNCSAPDTGNMEILALYGTEKQRKQWLEPLLNCEIRSAFAMTEPDVASSDARNITATIRRDGDEYVLNGRKWYTSGILDPDCKLIIFMGKSDPDAPTYKQQSMILVPADAPGIEVLRDLPMFGYKDRLGHGEVQFTDVRVPAENMLGNEGDGFAIAQGRLGPGRMHYAMRAIGFAERALDLMCRRALTREAFGGPLAQRGVVREWIARSRMEIDQIRLLTFKAAWLMDTRGNAAARSEVAAIKVAAMETAHQVVNRAVQTFGAAGVSDDTVLARLFAITRALQIADGPNEVHLRTIARLELERYRDE; encoded by the coding sequence ATGGACTTCGAATACTCACCGCGCACCCGAGAGCTGTTGACCCGGGTGCGGGACTTCATGGAGGAGTACGTCTACCCGGCCGAACCGGTGTACGACGCGCAGGTCGCCGAGAACGACAACTTCCACGAGCAACCGCAGATCATGCGCGACCTGCAGGCCAAGGCGCGCGAGCAGGGGTTGTGGAACCTGTTCATGACCCACGGCGACTACGGCGCCGGGCTGACCAACCTCGAGTACGCGCCGATCGCGGAGGAGATGGGTCGGTCGATCATCGGCAACGAGGTCTTCAACTGCTCGGCGCCCGACACCGGCAACATGGAGATCCTCGCCCTCTACGGCACCGAGAAGCAGCGCAAACAGTGGCTCGAGCCGCTGCTGAACTGCGAGATCCGCTCGGCGTTCGCGATGACCGAACCCGACGTGGCCAGCTCCGACGCGCGCAACATCACCGCCACCATCCGCCGCGATGGTGACGAGTACGTGCTCAACGGCCGCAAGTGGTACACCTCCGGAATCCTCGACCCGGACTGCAAACTCATCATCTTCATGGGTAAATCCGATCCGGATGCGCCCACCTACAAGCAGCAGAGCATGATCCTGGTGCCGGCCGACGCTCCCGGCATCGAGGTGCTGCGTGATCTGCCGATGTTCGGCTACAAGGACCGGCTCGGGCACGGTGAGGTTCAGTTCACCGACGTGCGGGTGCCGGCCGAGAACATGCTCGGCAACGAGGGCGACGGGTTCGCGATCGCGCAGGGCCGGCTGGGCCCGGGCCGGATGCACTATGCGATGCGCGCCATCGGATTCGCCGAACGGGCGCTGGATCTGATGTGCCGGCGCGCTCTGACCCGGGAGGCCTTCGGCGGTCCGCTGGCCCAGCGCGGTGTGGTGCGGGAGTGGATCGCCCGCAGCCGCATGGAGATCGACCAGATCCGGCTGCTGACCTTCAAAGCCGCCTGGTTGATGGACACCCGCGGTAATGCGGCGGCCCGGTCGGAGGTCGCGGCCATCAAGGTGGCGGCGATGGAGACCGCCCATCAGGTGGTCAACCGGGCGGTGCAGACCTTCGGTGCGGCCGGGGTGAGCGACGACACCGTGCTCGCCCGGCTGTTCGCCATCACCCGGGCGCTGCAGATCGCCGACGGGCCCAACGAGGTTCATCTGCGCACCATCGCCCGCCTGGAATTGGAGAGGTATCGCGATGAGTAG
- a CDS encoding SDR family NAD(P)-dependent oxidoreductase, which translates to MSSQLLKDKVALVTGATRGLGLAIARGLADAGAAVAVSSRKADACEAVANELAEATGAKVIPLPLHVGRWDDIEPAVDRLCAELGGIDILVNNAGIAPLAPTLESATEALFDKTIEVNLKGPFRLMAVAGARMAAAGGGSIINISSIGAWRPSPAEAMYAAAKNGLNALTMAFAQEYAPRVRVNCVMPGAFATDMAENWDEEFLGKVIGGLPAGRLGKPEEIAGLVVHLASDQAGYTTGAVIPVDGGRTAVY; encoded by the coding sequence ATGAGTAGTCAGCTGTTGAAGGACAAGGTCGCGTTGGTCACCGGCGCGACCCGGGGACTCGGTCTGGCCATCGCCCGCGGTCTCGCCGACGCCGGAGCAGCGGTCGCGGTGTCCAGCCGCAAGGCCGACGCCTGCGAAGCGGTGGCGAACGAACTCGCCGAGGCCACCGGGGCGAAGGTGATCCCGCTGCCGCTGCACGTGGGCCGCTGGGACGACATCGAACCCGCCGTCGACCGGCTGTGCGCCGAATTGGGTGGGATCGACATCCTGGTCAACAACGCCGGCATCGCACCGTTGGCGCCCACCCTGGAAAGCGCCACCGAGGCACTGTTCGACAAGACCATCGAGGTGAACCTCAAGGGACCGTTCCGGTTGATGGCGGTCGCCGGGGCGCGCATGGCCGCCGCCGGAGGCGGTTCCATCATCAACATCTCCAGCATCGGCGCCTGGCGGCCGAGTCCCGCCGAGGCGATGTACGCGGCCGCGAAGAACGGTCTGAACGCGTTGACCATGGCGTTCGCCCAGGAATACGCACCCAGGGTGCGGGTGAACTGTGTGATGCCCGGGGCGTTCGCCACCGACATGGCCGAGAACTGGGATGAGGAGTTCCTCGGAAAGGTGATCGGCGGGCTGCCGGCCGGACGGCTCGGCAAACCCGAGGAGATCGCCGGCCTCGTCGTGCATCTGGCCAGCGATCAGGCCGGCTACACGACCGGGGCGGTCATCCCGGTCGACGGCGGACGCACCGCCGTGTACTGA
- a CDS encoding DUF5130 domain-containing protein, translating into MASGEVTATKERSAVEHADLPVGTVVTSSGRISAVVEPGTRCLDYPFTTKELVVLDDALKYGSRAAKARFAVYIGPLGEDTAATAREILGRVPTPNNAVLLAVSPDQRAIEVVYGADVKGRGIETAAPLGVSAAAAAFKDGNLIDGLVSAVRVMSSGVSPH; encoded by the coding sequence GTGGCAAGTGGTGAAGTCACGGCTACCAAGGAGCGGTCGGCGGTCGAGCACGCCGATCTGCCGGTCGGGACCGTAGTCACGTCCAGCGGCCGGATCTCGGCGGTGGTCGAGCCGGGTACCCGCTGCCTGGACTATCCGTTCACCACGAAGGAACTCGTGGTGCTCGATGATGCGCTCAAGTACGGCTCGCGCGCGGCGAAGGCCCGGTTCGCGGTGTACATCGGCCCGCTGGGCGAGGACACCGCCGCCACCGCCCGCGAGATCCTGGGCCGGGTGCCCACCCCGAACAACGCGGTGCTCCTGGCGGTGTCGCCCGATCAGCGGGCGATCGAGGTGGTCTACGGCGCGGACGTGAAGGGCCGCGGGATCGAGACCGCCGCCCCGTTGGGCGTCTCGGCGGCGGCGGCCGCCTTCAAGGACGGCAACCTGATCGACGGCCTGGTCAGCGCCGTGCGGGTGATGTCGTCCGGCGTCTCACCGCACTGA
- the ctaJ gene encoding aa3-type cytochrome oxidase subunit CtaJ: protein MSIAEYALYLVVIPGLLVLVLAALIYRPKGRRPASYQLSEPWTHDPILWASDEPAAPAHGGHGDEPVTIGGGASGKW, encoded by the coding sequence GTGAGCATCGCTGAGTACGCCCTCTACCTGGTGGTGATCCCCGGGTTGCTGGTTCTGGTGCTGGCTGCCCTGATCTACCGCCCCAAAGGTCGCCGTCCGGCGTCGTATCAGTTGTCCGAGCCGTGGACGCACGATCCGATCCTGTGGGCGTCCGACGAACCCGCCGCGCCTGCACACGGAGGCCACGGCGATGAACCGGTGACGATTGGAGGCGGCGCCAGTGGCAAGTGGTGA
- a CDS encoding HNH endonuclease has translation MAQRKRGRADRAGHRQPGVTTLTGSPARHPGARPLHPVDGVSGNSDGSDGSIWGRRRVLLLNSTYEPLTALTMRRALVMVLCGKADVVHDDPNGPVIHSATRALVMPSVIRLRTYVRVPYRARVPMTRAALMHRDRFRCAYCGGKADTIDHVVPRSRGGAHSWENCVAACSACNHRKADRLLSELGWTLRAVPRPPKGQHWRLLSTVKELDPVWVRYLGGEGAA, from the coding sequence ATGGCGCAGCGTAAGAGAGGTCGTGCTGACCGGGCCGGCCACCGGCAGCCCGGGGTCACCACCCTGACCGGCTCCCCGGCCAGGCACCCCGGGGCGCGCCCACTGCACCCCGTCGACGGCGTCTCCGGTAACTCAGACGGCTCGGACGGCTCGATATGGGGCCGGCGCCGAGTGCTGTTGCTCAACTCCACCTACGAGCCGCTGACCGCGTTGACCATGCGACGGGCGCTGGTCATGGTTCTGTGCGGGAAGGCCGACGTGGTGCACGACGACCCGAACGGGCCGGTGATCCACTCGGCCACCCGTGCGCTGGTGATGCCGTCGGTGATCCGGTTGCGCACCTACGTGCGGGTGCCCTACCGGGCGCGGGTGCCGATGACCCGGGCGGCGCTGATGCACCGGGACCGGTTTCGGTGTGCGTACTGCGGCGGCAAGGCCGACACCATCGACCACGTGGTCCCGCGCAGCCGCGGGGGCGCGCATTCCTGGGAGAACTGCGTGGCCGCGTGTTCGGCCTGCAACCACCGCAAGGCCGACCGGCTGCTGTCGGAACTGGGCTGGACGTTGCGGGCCGTGCCGCGGCCGCCGAAGGGGCAGCATTGGCGCCTGCTGTCGACGGTCAAGGAACTCGATCCGGTCTGGGTGCGGTATCTCGGTGGCGAAGGGGCGGCCTGA
- a CDS encoding globin, whose protein sequence is MTETVQSFYDEVGGHETFRAIVSRFYELVRSDEILRPLYPEDDLDGAEERLRMFLEQYWGGPRTYSEQRGHPRLRMRHAPFRIGYLERDAWLRCMHTAVASIDSQTLDDAHREQLLDYLEMAADSLVNSPF, encoded by the coding sequence GTGACGGAGACTGTGCAGTCGTTCTACGACGAAGTCGGTGGCCACGAGACCTTTCGCGCCATCGTGTCGAGGTTCTACGAGCTGGTTCGCTCGGACGAGATCCTGCGGCCGCTGTATCCCGAGGACGACCTCGACGGTGCGGAGGAACGGCTGCGGATGTTTCTCGAGCAGTACTGGGGTGGCCCGCGCACCTACTCCGAGCAGCGCGGGCATCCGCGGCTGCGGATGCGCCACGCCCCGTTCCGGATCGGGTATCTCGAGCGGGACGCCTGGCTGCGCTGCATGCACACCGCGGTGGCGTCCATCGACTCGCAGACCCTCGACGACGCACACCGCGAACAACTGCTGGACTATCTGGAGATGGCAGCCGATTCACTGGTCAACTCCCCGTTCTGA
- a CDS encoding acyl-CoA thioesterase, whose product MTERFTTPVPVRWSDIDMYQHVNHATMVTILEEARVPFLRPAFEPDIATTGLLIAEVKVGYKGQLRLADSPLQVTIWVNRLRAVDFTLGYEVRSVLADPDSKPAVIAETQLAAFHIEEQRLLRLTPPQREYLEKYLR is encoded by the coding sequence TTGACCGAACGATTCACCACACCGGTGCCGGTGCGCTGGTCGGACATCGACATGTACCAACACGTCAATCACGCCACGATGGTGACGATTCTGGAGGAGGCGCGGGTCCCGTTCCTGCGTCCCGCCTTCGAACCGGACATCGCCACCACCGGCCTGTTGATCGCCGAGGTGAAGGTGGGCTACAAGGGGCAGCTGCGGCTGGCCGACTCCCCGCTGCAGGTCACGATCTGGGTGAACCGGTTACGGGCAGTGGATTTCACACTCGGCTACGAGGTGCGCTCGGTGCTCGCCGATCCCGACTCCAAACCGGCCGTGATCGCCGAGACCCAGTTGGCCGCCTTCCACATCGAGGAGCAGCGGCTGTTACGGCTCACGCCGCCGCAGCGGGAGTATCTCGAGAAGTATCTACGGTGA